The Lycium barbarum isolate Lr01 chromosome 12, ASM1917538v2, whole genome shotgun sequence genome includes a region encoding these proteins:
- the LOC132623488 gene encoding cation-chloride cotransporter 1-like isoform X3, producing the protein MKVITRQEEQPTADKSGTLMGVFMPCLQNILGIIYYIRFTWIVGMAGIGESLLLVACCGSCTFLTTVSLSAIATNGAMKGGGPYYLIGRALGPEVGVSIGLCFFLGNAISGAIYVLGAVETFLNAVPSAGIFRETITRVNGTDIAEPITSPSLHDLQIYGIVVSILLCFVVFGGVKMINRVAPAFLVPVIFSLLCIFVGIFAARHDRPAVGITGLSLESFKNNWASTYQMTNNAGIPDPNGKIYWDFNALVGLFFPAVTGIMAGSNRSASLKDTQRSIPVGTLAATLTTTGLYLVSVLLFGAVATRDKLLTDRLLTATVAWPFPAIVYVGIILSTLGAALQSLTGAPRLLAAIANDDILPVLNYFKVADGHEPHAATLFTVFICIACVVIGNLDLVSPTSTMFYLVCYAGVNLSCFLLDLLDAPSWRPRWKFHHWSLSLVGALLCIVIMFLISWAFTIVSLALASLIYYYVSIKGKAGDWGDGFKSAYFQLALRSLRSLGANQVHPKNWYPIPLIFCRPWGKLPENVPCHPKLADFANCMKKKGRGMSIFVSIIDGDYHERAEDAKEACKQLSTYIDYKQCEGVAEIVVAPNMSEGFRGIVQTMGLGNLKPNIIVMRYPEIWRRENLTDIPATFVGIINDCIVANKAVVIVKGLDEWPNEYQRQYGTIDLYWIVRDGGLMLLLSQLLLTKDSFEGCKIQVFCIAEEDSDAEGLKADVKKFLYDLRMQAEVIVITMKSWEAEGEQQESVEAFSGAQQRVASYLEVMKQQAQREGTPLMADGKPVFVEEQQVEKFLYTTLKLNLMVQKYSRMAAVVLVSLPPPPLNHPATFYMEYMDLLVENIPRLLIVRGYHKDVVTLFT; encoded by the exons ATGAAGGTTATAACAAGACAAGAAGAGCAG CCAACTGCTGATAAGTCTGGCACGTTGATGGGAGTGTTCATGCCATGCTTGCAAAATATTTTGGGGATCATCTACTACATTAGATTTACGTG GATTGTTGGTATGGCTGGCATTGGTGAGTCATTGTTGCTGGTTGCATGCTGTGGATCATGTACTTTCCTGACCACAGTATCATTAAGTGCTATTGCAACCAACGGTGCCATGAAG GGTGGTGGGCCTTACTATCTCATTGGTCGTGCATTGGGTCCAGAAGTTGGTGTCAGCATTGGCCTTTGTTTTTTCCTTGGGAATGCAATTTCTGGAGCAAT ATATGTACTGGGAGCTGTCGAGACTTTTCTAAATGCTGTACCAAGCGCTGGCATCTTTAGAg AAACCATCACACGAGTTAATGGCACAGATATTGCAGAGCCCATTACAAGTCCAAGTTTGCATGACCTGCAAATATATGGGATTGTCGTGTCTATTCTTCTCTGCTTCGTCGTTTTTGGTGGAGTAAAAATGATCAATCGTGTTGCACCTGCATTTCTTGTACCCGTTATATTCTCATTGCTTTGCATATTTGTCGGCATCTTTGCTGCGAGGCATGATCGTCCAGCAG TTGGGATCACAGGCCTGAGTTTGGAATCTTTCAAAAATAACTGGGCATCTACTTATCAGATGACTAATAATGCTGGAATTCCAGATCCCAATGGCAAGATATACTGGGATTTTAA TGCATTGGTAGGTCTCTTCTTCCCTGCTGTGACAGGGATCATGGCAGGTTCAAACCGTTCGGCATCGCTAAAGGACACTCAACGTTCAATTCCTGTTGGGACCTTAGCTGCAACTTTGACTACTACTGGTTTATATCTGGTTTCCGTGCTACTATTCGGAGCTGTTGCAACTAGGGATAAGCTTTTGACTGACAG GTTGTTGACTGCTACAGTTGCCTGGCCATTTCCAGCTATTGTTTATGTTGGTATAATACTCTCAACCTTGGGGGCAGCTCTTCAAAGCTTGACTGGTGCTCCACGTCTCCTTGCAGCAATTGCAAATGATGACATTCTACCTGTTCTTAACTATTTTAAAGTGGCAGATGGACATGAGCCTCATGCGGCTACTCTCTTCACTGTCTTCATCTGCATTGCATGTGTTGTAATCGGGAATCTGGATCTTGTCTCACCTACTTCAACAATGTTTTACCTCGTATGTTATGCTGGTGTGAACTTATCCTGCTTCCTTCTGGATCTGTTAGATGCTCCCAGCTGGCGACCTCGGTGGAAATTTCACCACTGGAGCCTCTCTCTTGTTGGGGCATTACTTTGTATAG TGATCATGTTTTTGATTTCCTGGGCATTCACTATTGTATCACTAGCCCTAGCAAGCCTCATATATTATTACGTAAGTATCAAGGGGAAAGCAGGAGACTGGGGTGACGGTTTTAAGAGTGCGTATTTTCAGCTTGCTCTTCGCAGTTTACGATCTTTGGGAG CAAATCAGGTACATCCGAAAAACTGGTATCCTATCCCACTTATATTTTGTCGTCCATGGGGCAAGCTGCCAGAAAATGTGCCATGCCATCCAAAGCTTGCCGACTTCGCCAACTGCATGAAGAAAAAAGGAAGGGGAATGTCCATCTTTGTCTCTATTATAGATGGAGACTACCATGAACGTGCTGAAGATGCTAAGGAAGCTTGCAAACAACTTAGTACCTATATTGACTACAAGCAATGTGAAGGTGTAGCCGAGATTGTTGTTGCCCCCAACATGTCAGAAGGCTTTAGAGGCATTGTTCAGACTATGGGTCTCGGAAATCTCAAGCCAAATATAATTGTTATGCGGTACCCTGAGATTTGGCGTCGTGAAAATTTGACCGATATTCCTGCTACCTTCGTAGGAATAATAAATGACTGCATTGTTGCAAACAAGGCTGTTGTCATTGTCAAGGGTCTAGATGAATGGCCAAATGAGTATCAAAGACAGTATGGTACCATCGATTTATACTGGATTGTGAGAGATGGCGGTCTTATGCTTCTACTCTCTCAGCTCCTTCTTACAAAAGATAGCTTCGAGGGTTGTAAGATACAGGTGTTCTGTATTGCCGAGGAAGATTCTGATGCAGAGGGATTAAAGGCTGATGTAAAGAAATTTCTTTATGACCTTCGGATGCAAGCTGAAGTTATTGTCATTACGATGAAGTCATGGGAAGCAGAAGGGGAGCAGCAAGAATCTGTTGAAGCTTTCAGTGGTGCACAGCAGAGAGTTGCTAGTTACTTGGAAGTAATGAAACAGCAAGCGCAGAGAGAGGGGACCCCTTTGATGGCTGATGGAAAGCCTGTGTTTGTTGAAGAGCAACAAGTAGAGAAATTCCTTTACACTACTCTAAAGCTGAACCTAATGGTACAGAAATACTCGAGAATGGCTGCAGTTGTGCTCGTAAGCCTACCTCCTCCACCTCTCAATCATCCTGCAACCTTCTACATGGAATACATGGACCTGCTGGTTGAAAATATACCAAGGCTCTTGATCGTTCGTGGATATCATAAAGATGTTGTCACTTTATTCACGTAG
- the LOC132623488 gene encoding cation-chloride cotransporter 1-like isoform X4 → MGVFMPCLQNILGIIYYIRFTWIVGMAGIGESLLLVACCGSCTFLTTVSLSAIATNGAMKGGGPYYLIGRALGPEVGVSIGLCFFLGNAISGAIYVLGAVETFLNAVPSAGIFRETITRVNGTDIAEPITSPSLHDLQIYGIVVSILLCFVVFGGVKMINRVAPAFLVPVIFSLLCIFVGIFAARHDRPAVGITGLSLESFKNNWASTYQMTNNAGIPDPNGKIYWDFNALVGLFFPAVTGIMAGSNRSASLKDTQRSIPVGTLAATLTTTGLYLVSVLLFGAVATRDKLLTDRLLTATVAWPFPAIVYVGIILSTLGAALQSLTGAPRLLAAIANDDILPVLNYFKVADGHEPHAATLFTVFICIACVVIGNLDLVSPTSTMFYLVCYAGVNLSCFLLDLLDAPSWRPRWKFHHWSLSLVGALLCIVIMFLISWAFTIVSLALASLIYYYVSIKGKAGDWGDGFKSAYFQLALRSLRSLGANQVHPKNWYPIPLIFCRPWGKLPENVPCHPKLADFANCMKKKGRGMSIFVSIIDGDYHERAEDAKEACKQLSTYIDYKQCEGVAEIVVAPNMSEGFRGIVQTMGLGNLKPNIIVMRYPEIWRRENLTDIPATFVGIINDCIVANKAVVIVKGLDEWPNEYQRQYGTIDLYWIVRDGGLMLLLSQLLLTKDSFEGCKIQVFCIAEEDSDAEGLKADVKKFLYDLRMQAEVIVITMKSWEAEGEQQESVEAFSGAQQRVASYLEVMKQQAQREGTPLMADGKPVFVEEQQVEKFLYTTLKLNLMVQKYSRMAAVVLVSLPPPPLNHPATFYMEYMDLLVENIPRLLIVRGYHKDVVTLFT, encoded by the exons ATGGGAGTGTTCATGCCATGCTTGCAAAATATTTTGGGGATCATCTACTACATTAGATTTACGTG GATTGTTGGTATGGCTGGCATTGGTGAGTCATTGTTGCTGGTTGCATGCTGTGGATCATGTACTTTCCTGACCACAGTATCATTAAGTGCTATTGCAACCAACGGTGCCATGAAG GGTGGTGGGCCTTACTATCTCATTGGTCGTGCATTGGGTCCAGAAGTTGGTGTCAGCATTGGCCTTTGTTTTTTCCTTGGGAATGCAATTTCTGGAGCAAT ATATGTACTGGGAGCTGTCGAGACTTTTCTAAATGCTGTACCAAGCGCTGGCATCTTTAGAg AAACCATCACACGAGTTAATGGCACAGATATTGCAGAGCCCATTACAAGTCCAAGTTTGCATGACCTGCAAATATATGGGATTGTCGTGTCTATTCTTCTCTGCTTCGTCGTTTTTGGTGGAGTAAAAATGATCAATCGTGTTGCACCTGCATTTCTTGTACCCGTTATATTCTCATTGCTTTGCATATTTGTCGGCATCTTTGCTGCGAGGCATGATCGTCCAGCAG TTGGGATCACAGGCCTGAGTTTGGAATCTTTCAAAAATAACTGGGCATCTACTTATCAGATGACTAATAATGCTGGAATTCCAGATCCCAATGGCAAGATATACTGGGATTTTAA TGCATTGGTAGGTCTCTTCTTCCCTGCTGTGACAGGGATCATGGCAGGTTCAAACCGTTCGGCATCGCTAAAGGACACTCAACGTTCAATTCCTGTTGGGACCTTAGCTGCAACTTTGACTACTACTGGTTTATATCTGGTTTCCGTGCTACTATTCGGAGCTGTTGCAACTAGGGATAAGCTTTTGACTGACAG GTTGTTGACTGCTACAGTTGCCTGGCCATTTCCAGCTATTGTTTATGTTGGTATAATACTCTCAACCTTGGGGGCAGCTCTTCAAAGCTTGACTGGTGCTCCACGTCTCCTTGCAGCAATTGCAAATGATGACATTCTACCTGTTCTTAACTATTTTAAAGTGGCAGATGGACATGAGCCTCATGCGGCTACTCTCTTCACTGTCTTCATCTGCATTGCATGTGTTGTAATCGGGAATCTGGATCTTGTCTCACCTACTTCAACAATGTTTTACCTCGTATGTTATGCTGGTGTGAACTTATCCTGCTTCCTTCTGGATCTGTTAGATGCTCCCAGCTGGCGACCTCGGTGGAAATTTCACCACTGGAGCCTCTCTCTTGTTGGGGCATTACTTTGTATAG TGATCATGTTTTTGATTTCCTGGGCATTCACTATTGTATCACTAGCCCTAGCAAGCCTCATATATTATTACGTAAGTATCAAGGGGAAAGCAGGAGACTGGGGTGACGGTTTTAAGAGTGCGTATTTTCAGCTTGCTCTTCGCAGTTTACGATCTTTGGGAG CAAATCAGGTACATCCGAAAAACTGGTATCCTATCCCACTTATATTTTGTCGTCCATGGGGCAAGCTGCCAGAAAATGTGCCATGCCATCCAAAGCTTGCCGACTTCGCCAACTGCATGAAGAAAAAAGGAAGGGGAATGTCCATCTTTGTCTCTATTATAGATGGAGACTACCATGAACGTGCTGAAGATGCTAAGGAAGCTTGCAAACAACTTAGTACCTATATTGACTACAAGCAATGTGAAGGTGTAGCCGAGATTGTTGTTGCCCCCAACATGTCAGAAGGCTTTAGAGGCATTGTTCAGACTATGGGTCTCGGAAATCTCAAGCCAAATATAATTGTTATGCGGTACCCTGAGATTTGGCGTCGTGAAAATTTGACCGATATTCCTGCTACCTTCGTAGGAATAATAAATGACTGCATTGTTGCAAACAAGGCTGTTGTCATTGTCAAGGGTCTAGATGAATGGCCAAATGAGTATCAAAGACAGTATGGTACCATCGATTTATACTGGATTGTGAGAGATGGCGGTCTTATGCTTCTACTCTCTCAGCTCCTTCTTACAAAAGATAGCTTCGAGGGTTGTAAGATACAGGTGTTCTGTATTGCCGAGGAAGATTCTGATGCAGAGGGATTAAAGGCTGATGTAAAGAAATTTCTTTATGACCTTCGGATGCAAGCTGAAGTTATTGTCATTACGATGAAGTCATGGGAAGCAGAAGGGGAGCAGCAAGAATCTGTTGAAGCTTTCAGTGGTGCACAGCAGAGAGTTGCTAGTTACTTGGAAGTAATGAAACAGCAAGCGCAGAGAGAGGGGACCCCTTTGATGGCTGATGGAAAGCCTGTGTTTGTTGAAGAGCAACAAGTAGAGAAATTCCTTTACACTACTCTAAAGCTGAACCTAATGGTACAGAAATACTCGAGAATGGCTGCAGTTGTGCTCGTAAGCCTACCTCCTCCACCTCTCAATCATCCTGCAACCTTCTACATGGAATACATGGACCTGCTGGTTGAAAATATACCAAGGCTCTTGATCGTTCGTGGATATCATAAAGATGTTGTCACTTTATTCACGTAG
- the LOC132623488 gene encoding cation-chloride cotransporter 1-like isoform X2 has product MTGDQIQAPSSPRDGEDVTLTLEQPKPTADKSGTLMGVFMPCLQNILGIIYYIRFTWIVGMAGIGESLLLVACCGSCTFLTTVSLSAIATNGAMKGGGPYYLIGRALGPEVGVSIGLCFFLGNAISGAIYVLGAVETFLNAVPSAGIFRETITRVNGTDIAEPITSPSLHDLQIYGIVVSILLCFVVFGGVKMINRVAPAFLVPVIFSLLCIFVGIFAARHDRPAVGITGLSLESFKNNWASTYQMTNNAGIPDPNGKIYWDFNALVGLFFPAVTGIMAGSNRSASLKDTQRSIPVGTLAATLTTTGLYLVSVLLFGAVATRDKLLTDRLLTATVAWPFPAIVYVGIILSTLGAALQSLTGAPRLLAAIANDDILPVLNYFKVADGHEPHAATLFTVFICIACVVIGNLDLVSPTSTMFYLVCYAGVNLSCFLLDLLDAPSWRPRWKFHHWSLSLVGALLCIVIMFLISWAFTIVSLALASLIYYYVSIKGKAGDWGDGFKSAYFQLALRSLRSLGANQVHPKNWYPIPLIFCRPWGKLPENVPCHPKLADFANCMKKKGRGMSIFVSIIDGDYHERAEDAKEACKQLSTYIDYKQCEGVAEIVVAPNMSEGFRGIVQTMGLGNLKPNIIVMRYPEIWRRENLTDIPATFVGIINDCIVANKAVVIVKGLDEWPNEYQRQYGTIDLYWIVRDGGLMLLLSQLLLTKDSFEGCKIQVFCIAEEDSDAEGLKADVKKFLYDLRMQAEVIVITMKSWEAEGEQQESVEAFSGAQQRVASYLEVMKQQAQREGTPLMADGKPVFVEEQQVEKFLYTTLKLNLMVQKYSRMAAVVLVSLPPPPLNHPATFYMEYMDLLVENIPRLLIVRGYHKDVVTLFT; this is encoded by the exons ATGACAGGGGATCAAATTCAGGCACCGTCTAGTCCAAGAGATGGTGAGGATGTAACTCTCACACTTGAGCAACCTAAG CCAACTGCTGATAAGTCTGGCACGTTGATGGGAGTGTTCATGCCATGCTTGCAAAATATTTTGGGGATCATCTACTACATTAGATTTACGTG GATTGTTGGTATGGCTGGCATTGGTGAGTCATTGTTGCTGGTTGCATGCTGTGGATCATGTACTTTCCTGACCACAGTATCATTAAGTGCTATTGCAACCAACGGTGCCATGAAG GGTGGTGGGCCTTACTATCTCATTGGTCGTGCATTGGGTCCAGAAGTTGGTGTCAGCATTGGCCTTTGTTTTTTCCTTGGGAATGCAATTTCTGGAGCAAT ATATGTACTGGGAGCTGTCGAGACTTTTCTAAATGCTGTACCAAGCGCTGGCATCTTTAGAg AAACCATCACACGAGTTAATGGCACAGATATTGCAGAGCCCATTACAAGTCCAAGTTTGCATGACCTGCAAATATATGGGATTGTCGTGTCTATTCTTCTCTGCTTCGTCGTTTTTGGTGGAGTAAAAATGATCAATCGTGTTGCACCTGCATTTCTTGTACCCGTTATATTCTCATTGCTTTGCATATTTGTCGGCATCTTTGCTGCGAGGCATGATCGTCCAGCAG TTGGGATCACAGGCCTGAGTTTGGAATCTTTCAAAAATAACTGGGCATCTACTTATCAGATGACTAATAATGCTGGAATTCCAGATCCCAATGGCAAGATATACTGGGATTTTAA TGCATTGGTAGGTCTCTTCTTCCCTGCTGTGACAGGGATCATGGCAGGTTCAAACCGTTCGGCATCGCTAAAGGACACTCAACGTTCAATTCCTGTTGGGACCTTAGCTGCAACTTTGACTACTACTGGTTTATATCTGGTTTCCGTGCTACTATTCGGAGCTGTTGCAACTAGGGATAAGCTTTTGACTGACAG GTTGTTGACTGCTACAGTTGCCTGGCCATTTCCAGCTATTGTTTATGTTGGTATAATACTCTCAACCTTGGGGGCAGCTCTTCAAAGCTTGACTGGTGCTCCACGTCTCCTTGCAGCAATTGCAAATGATGACATTCTACCTGTTCTTAACTATTTTAAAGTGGCAGATGGACATGAGCCTCATGCGGCTACTCTCTTCACTGTCTTCATCTGCATTGCATGTGTTGTAATCGGGAATCTGGATCTTGTCTCACCTACTTCAACAATGTTTTACCTCGTATGTTATGCTGGTGTGAACTTATCCTGCTTCCTTCTGGATCTGTTAGATGCTCCCAGCTGGCGACCTCGGTGGAAATTTCACCACTGGAGCCTCTCTCTTGTTGGGGCATTACTTTGTATAG TGATCATGTTTTTGATTTCCTGGGCATTCACTATTGTATCACTAGCCCTAGCAAGCCTCATATATTATTACGTAAGTATCAAGGGGAAAGCAGGAGACTGGGGTGACGGTTTTAAGAGTGCGTATTTTCAGCTTGCTCTTCGCAGTTTACGATCTTTGGGAG CAAATCAGGTACATCCGAAAAACTGGTATCCTATCCCACTTATATTTTGTCGTCCATGGGGCAAGCTGCCAGAAAATGTGCCATGCCATCCAAAGCTTGCCGACTTCGCCAACTGCATGAAGAAAAAAGGAAGGGGAATGTCCATCTTTGTCTCTATTATAGATGGAGACTACCATGAACGTGCTGAAGATGCTAAGGAAGCTTGCAAACAACTTAGTACCTATATTGACTACAAGCAATGTGAAGGTGTAGCCGAGATTGTTGTTGCCCCCAACATGTCAGAAGGCTTTAGAGGCATTGTTCAGACTATGGGTCTCGGAAATCTCAAGCCAAATATAATTGTTATGCGGTACCCTGAGATTTGGCGTCGTGAAAATTTGACCGATATTCCTGCTACCTTCGTAGGAATAATAAATGACTGCATTGTTGCAAACAAGGCTGTTGTCATTGTCAAGGGTCTAGATGAATGGCCAAATGAGTATCAAAGACAGTATGGTACCATCGATTTATACTGGATTGTGAGAGATGGCGGTCTTATGCTTCTACTCTCTCAGCTCCTTCTTACAAAAGATAGCTTCGAGGGTTGTAAGATACAGGTGTTCTGTATTGCCGAGGAAGATTCTGATGCAGAGGGATTAAAGGCTGATGTAAAGAAATTTCTTTATGACCTTCGGATGCAAGCTGAAGTTATTGTCATTACGATGAAGTCATGGGAAGCAGAAGGGGAGCAGCAAGAATCTGTTGAAGCTTTCAGTGGTGCACAGCAGAGAGTTGCTAGTTACTTGGAAGTAATGAAACAGCAAGCGCAGAGAGAGGGGACCCCTTTGATGGCTGATGGAAAGCCTGTGTTTGTTGAAGAGCAACAAGTAGAGAAATTCCTTTACACTACTCTAAAGCTGAACCTAATGGTACAGAAATACTCGAGAATGGCTGCAGTTGTGCTCGTAAGCCTACCTCCTCCACCTCTCAATCATCCTGCAACCTTCTACATGGAATACATGGACCTGCTGGTTGAAAATATACCAAGGCTCTTGATCGTTCGTGGATATCATAAAGATGTTGTCACTTTATTCACGTAG